One stretch of Kiritimatiellaceae bacterium DNA includes these proteins:
- a CDS encoding U32 family peptidase produces MNKQPPELLAPAGTPEAAWAALAYGADAVYAGLPRFSARAEAGNFSAEALDELIGYAHHLGRRVYITFNTLVQQRELDAALETLALIRDLNADGVIVQDMGVVRLAQKNFPELRLHASTQLAVHNLEGAKQLASLGFKRVVLARELSLKEIVHISLHCGIETETFIHGALCYSYSGLCLFSSHLLGRSGNRGRCAYCCRQPFRDGDGKETLPFSMKDFSAAEHLPELLNAGVASLKIEGRMKSPLYVAAVTDFYRKALAGDSADSAQRLADIQTIFGRPSTELYLKNSETSPVDPVNDGHRGALIGTVKAVAGPWLILHSNRALQKHDGLKFENAFGFAADEMRLASDPESKRRFELPADAEIALKLPADAPRLEKGAPVYCSYSQVVRQRYEFTAPRPGQFRQRKPVNIYVSQSSENVKFVASADGVQSELVLPGPFEAAKNPEKAAATIRQCFEKLGDTDCKLGELTLEGAPVFIPVSVLNDARRRLISDFSNLWENNCRAGSVIPPVSEVTDLGYKQEPVAWAVKSRVFQPLENIDEFVLEIDPARTEEIEKALSFYGDKLRLALPVIIREEDVAAFRKLIAALPDQQKWEAANVGGLNLLRRVGSPGLQKIGVGPLTSAGDIEYDITTDWPLYTLNTQAALQWREQGVQQFVLSPEDDAKNLFALIEQLGGAAVVPVYQHTPLMISATRPAASGDELTDRSRRNFRVEPNGRQFVFLNETPFSLTGHLDELKAKGARRFRIDLSYGISSSDEVADIVRRITSCSAVPGHAGNFARGLQ; encoded by the coding sequence TTGAATAAACAACCTCCAGAACTTTTAGCACCCGCCGGAACGCCGGAAGCGGCGTGGGCCGCGCTGGCCTACGGCGCGGATGCCGTTTACGCCGGACTGCCGCGCTTTTCCGCCCGCGCCGAAGCCGGTAATTTTTCCGCCGAAGCGCTCGACGAGCTGATCGGCTACGCGCACCACCTCGGCCGCCGCGTTTACATCACCTTCAACACACTGGTTCAGCAACGCGAACTGGATGCGGCGCTCGAAACGCTCGCGCTCATCCGCGATCTGAACGCTGACGGCGTGATCGTTCAGGACATGGGCGTCGTGCGTCTGGCGCAGAAAAACTTTCCGGAACTCCGTCTTCACGCCAGCACACAGCTGGCAGTTCATAATCTCGAAGGAGCCAAACAGCTCGCGTCGCTCGGTTTCAAGCGTGTCGTGCTGGCGCGCGAGCTGAGCCTGAAAGAAATCGTGCACATCAGCCTCCACTGCGGCATCGAAACCGAAACGTTCATCCACGGTGCGCTGTGTTATTCCTACAGCGGGCTTTGCCTTTTCTCGTCGCACCTGCTGGGCCGTAGCGGCAACCGCGGACGTTGCGCCTACTGTTGTCGCCAGCCGTTCCGTGACGGCGACGGCAAAGAAACCCTGCCGTTTTCAATGAAAGATTTCTCTGCCGCTGAACATCTGCCGGAACTTCTCAATGCCGGAGTCGCCTCGCTCAAAATCGAAGGGCGCATGAAAAGTCCGCTCTATGTCGCCGCCGTCACCGACTTCTATCGCAAGGCACTGGCGGGCGACTCTGCCGACTCCGCGCAGCGGCTGGCGGACATTCAGACGATTTTCGGCAGACCTTCCACCGAACTGTATTTAAAAAATTCTGAAACCAGTCCGGTCGATCCGGTCAACGACGGACATCGCGGCGCACTGATCGGAACCGTTAAGGCCGTCGCCGGGCCGTGGCTGATTCTGCACAGCAATCGCGCATTGCAGAAACACGACGGCTTGAAATTTGAAAACGCATTCGGCTTTGCCGCCGATGAAATGCGGCTGGCGAGCGATCCGGAATCCAAGCGCCGGTTTGAACTTCCGGCGGATGCGGAGATCGCGCTCAAACTTCCGGCCGATGCACCGCGACTCGAAAAAGGCGCGCCGGTTTACTGCTCCTATTCTCAGGTGGTGCGTCAGCGCTACGAATTTACTGCCCCGCGCCCCGGACAGTTCCGTCAGCGGAAGCCGGTGAACATTTACGTTTCCCAATCTTCGGAAAACGTGAAGTTTGTTGCGTCAGCGGACGGCGTGCAGTCTGAACTGGTTTTGCCCGGCCCGTTCGAAGCGGCGAAAAATCCGGAGAAAGCTGCGGCCACAATTCGTCAGTGTTTTGAAAAACTCGGCGACACCGACTGTAAACTTGGCGAACTGACGCTGGAAGGCGCGCCGGTTTTTATTCCGGTGTCCGTTTTAAACGATGCCCGCCGCCGGTTGATTTCAGATTTTTCCAATCTCTGGGAAAATAATTGTAGGGCGGGATCCGTGATCCCGCCGGTTTCCGAGGTCACGGACCTCGGCTACAAACAGGAGCCGGTTGCTTGGGCAGTGAAGTCACGGGTCTTTCAACCGCTGGAAAACATCGACGAATTCGTACTGGAAATTGATCCGGCGCGGACGGAAGAGATCGAAAAGGCGCTGTCGTTTTATGGCGATAAACTTCGGCTGGCTCTGCCGGTGATTATTCGCGAAGAAGACGTTGCGGCATTCCGTAAACTGATTGCGGCATTGCCGGATCAGCAAAAGTGGGAAGCGGCCAATGTCGGCGGACTTAATCTGCTGCGCCGGGTGGGGTCACCCGGCCTACAGAAGATTGGTGTAGGCCCGCTGACCTCAGCGGGCGATATTGAATATGACATCACCACCGACTGGCCGCTCTATACGCTCAATACACAAGCCGCTTTGCAGTGGCGCGAGCAGGGCGTTCAGCAGTTTGTGCTTTCACCGGAAGACGACGCCAAAAATCTTTTTGCGCTGATCGAACAGCTCGGAGGCGCGGCGGTTGTTCCGGTTTATCAGCATACGCCGCTGATGATTTCCGCCACGCGTCCGGCGGCGTCCGGCGATGAATTAACCGACCGTTCACGGCGGAATTTCCGCGTCGAACCGAACGGACGGCAGTTTGTGTTTCTCAACGAGACACCGTTTTCGCTGACCGGTCATCTGGATGAACTGAAAGCCAAAGGCGCGCGCCGCTTCCGCATCGATCTGTCGTATGGAATCAGTTCGTCGGACGAAGTTGCCGACATCGTCCGACGCATTACCTCCTGCTCCGCCGTTCCCGGCCACGCCGGAAACTTTGCCCGCGGGCTTCAGTGA
- a CDS encoding DUF1294 domain-containing protein: MKKIKRKKRRGGVLYWIYSCLLLILVLILPSIATTKVVSLYGCGLVIAYLSIISATTTYAYWSDKKKARLDLRRTPESTLHLFELLGGWPAAFFSQRIFRHKISKTEYQVSFWLIALTQQYASFDYILNWRYTKMLYQFAKPYLDH; this comes from the coding sequence ATGAAAAAAATTAAGAGAAAAAAAAGACGTGGAGGAGTCCTCTATTGGATCTATTCCTGCCTGTTGCTGATACTAGTACTCATCCTCCCAAGCATCGCCACAACTAAAGTTGTAAGTTTGTATGGCTGCGGGCTCGTCATCGCATACCTATCAATAATTTCGGCCACCACTACTTACGCCTATTGGTCTGATAAAAAGAAAGCTCGGCTTGATTTAAGGCGCACACCGGAGAGCACGCTTCATCTGTTCGAGCTTCTCGGGGGATGGCCCGCCGCATTTTTTTCCCAACGGATATTCAGACACAAAATTTCTAAAACCGAATACCAGGTTTCATTCTGGTTGATCGCGTTAACACAGCAATACGCATCATTCGACTACATTCTCAACTGGCGGTACACAAAGATGCTCTACCAATTCGCCAAACCGTATCTGGATCACTGA
- a CDS encoding sodium-dependent transporter codes for MNEPSVKPEREKWSGQLGFILAAAGSAIGLGSIWRFPYITGENGGGAFMLVYLLCCAAVGIPVMICEITLGRHTQRNPVGCFNQLTPPASLLAHFLGGGMVLTGIALLCFHAIGWGITSLILGGLVFWKSWRIVGIMGVVAGFLILSYYSVIGGWAIGYVVKAASNQLVFETVAQAKTTYLDFIGSTGLVIGFHFVFMLLCVAIIYKGVQKGIETACKFMVPLLFIIMLVLILRALTLPGAKAGVSFCFTPDFSKLTAQGVLVALGHAFFTLSLGMGAMITYGSYLGKNENIFASSVWITGLDTLVSVLSCLMIFPAVFAMGFEPGEGPGLVFQVVPAVFHRLPAGPLWGTLFFILLAVAALAAGISLLEVVTAYFVDEKKWTRHRAAIVTGIAIFLLGGLSAVSIENWDKLPAIQKAVAACFGGARASFFDLVDNLTCNWMLPLGGLFICLFTGWIWGTRKAIEEIRHGSKNFADVHLLALLAGLKDDPSHNSSTHPLTLASMWGIFVRFVCPVAILITFLHTIGWLNLKP; via the coding sequence ATGAACGAACCAAGCGTAAAACCTGAACGTGAGAAGTGGAGCGGCCAACTCGGATTCATTCTCGCGGCGGCGGGCTCGGCCATCGGACTGGGAAGTATCTGGCGCTTCCCGTACATCACCGGCGAAAACGGCGGCGGCGCTTTCATGCTCGTCTATCTGTTATGCTGCGCCGCCGTCGGCATTCCGGTGATGATCTGCGAAATCACGCTCGGACGCCACACCCAGCGCAATCCGGTCGGCTGCTTCAACCAGCTCACACCGCCCGCCTCTCTGCTGGCCCACTTCCTCGGCGGCGGCATGGTGCTCACCGGCATCGCCCTGCTCTGCTTCCACGCCATCGGCTGGGGCATCACTTCGCTGATTCTCGGCGGACTGGTCTTCTGGAAAAGCTGGCGGATCGTCGGCATCATGGGTGTCGTTGCCGGATTCCTGATTCTTTCCTACTACAGCGTCATCGGCGGCTGGGCCATCGGTTACGTCGTGAAAGCCGCCAGCAACCAGCTCGTATTTGAAACTGTTGCACAGGCAAAAACGACTTACCTGGATTTCATCGGCAGTACCGGTCTGGTAATCGGCTTCCACTTTGTTTTCATGCTGCTCTGCGTGGCGATCATCTACAAAGGTGTCCAGAAAGGGATCGAGACCGCCTGCAAATTCATGGTGCCTCTGCTCTTCATCATCATGCTGGTGCTGATTCTGCGCGCCCTGACTCTGCCCGGCGCCAAGGCGGGCGTCAGCTTCTGCTTCACGCCGGACTTTTCCAAACTCACCGCGCAAGGCGTGCTGGTCGCGCTCGGCCACGCCTTCTTCACCCTCAGCCTCGGCATGGGCGCAATGATCACCTACGGCAGTTACCTCGGCAAAAACGAAAATATTTTTGCTTCCAGTGTCTGGATCACCGGACTCGACACGCTCGTCTCGGTGCTCTCCTGCCTGATGATTTTCCCCGCCGTCTTCGCCATGGGCTTCGAACCGGGCGAAGGCCCCGGCCTTGTCTTTCAGGTCGTTCCGGCGGTCTTCCACCGGCTACCCGCCGGGCCGCTGTGGGGAACTCTGTTCTTCATCCTGCTCGCCGTGGCGGCGCTCGCCGCCGGCATCAGCCTGCTCGAAGTCGTCACCGCCTACTTTGTGGACGAGAAAAAATGGACGCGCCACCGCGCCGCCATCGTCACCGGCATCGCCATCTTCCTGCTCGGCGGACTCTCCGCCGTCAGCATTGAAAACTGGGACAAACTTCCGGCCATTCAAAAAGCAGTCGCCGCCTGTTTCGGCGGAGCCAGAGCCAGCTTCTTTGACCTGGTGGACAACCTCACCTGCAACTGGATGCTTCCGCTCGGCGGACTCTTCATCTGCCTCTTTACCGGCTGGATCTGGGGAACCCGCAAAGCGATTGAAGAAATCCGCCACGGCTCAAAAAACTTCGCCGACGTTCACCTGCTGGCTCTGCTGGCTGGACTCAAAGACGACCCATCGCACAACTCCAGCACTCATCCGCTCACGCTGGCATCCATGTGGGGCATCTTCGTCCGCTTCGTCTGCCCCGTCGCGATCCTAATCACATTCCTGCACACCATCGGCTGGCTGAATCTGAAGCCGTGA
- a CDS encoding flavin reductase family protein, which yields MKKQSWKPGNMLSPVPVVLVSCGGTKEWKPNLITIAWAGTVCTNPPMLSISVRPERHSYDIIKQTGEFVVNLPTVKQTKATDWCGVVSGREHDKFEKTGLTPAPGLKVKCPIALECPVNIECRVTQTLELGSHVMFLAEVVAVQASSELIDAKGKLCLEKAGLIAFVHGEYFALGQTLGHFGFSVRKHKPAPTGKRKPHERTKRKT from the coding sequence ATCAAAAAACAATCGTGGAAACCCGGCAATATGCTTTCGCCGGTTCCGGTGGTTCTCGTCAGTTGCGGCGGCACCAAAGAATGGAAGCCAAACCTGATCACCATCGCGTGGGCCGGAACCGTCTGCACCAATCCGCCAATGCTTTCCATCTCTGTCCGGCCCGAACGGCATTCCTACGACATCATCAAACAGACCGGCGAATTCGTGGTAAATCTTCCCACCGTCAAACAGACCAAAGCCACCGACTGGTGCGGCGTCGTCTCGGGCCGCGAGCACGATAAGTTTGAAAAAACCGGGCTGACGCCCGCGCCCGGTCTGAAAGTTAAATGCCCGATCGCCTTGGAATGTCCGGTGAACATCGAGTGCCGCGTCACCCAGACCTTGGAACTCGGTTCGCACGTCATGTTCCTCGCCGAAGTCGTCGCTGTGCAGGCTTCCTCGGAACTGATCGACGCCAAAGGCAAGCTCTGCCTCGAAAAAGCCGGACTCATCGCCTTTGTTCACGGCGAATATTTCGCGCTCGGCCAAACCCTCGGCCACTTCGGTTTTTCTGTCCGCAAACACAAACCCGCACCGACCGGAAAAAGGAAACCGCATGAACGAACCAAGCGTAAAACCTGA
- a CDS encoding sulfite exporter TauE/SafE family protein, with protein sequence MKLVNIDLATNPAGAEHATLDLSPIETSVAHPGDHPILRVGAWLAAFMFVGAVGYLAVRLFNFSGSLESAGQIVLGTLQSRLFWSAVAVGVLAQTIDGALGMAYGITSNTFLLASGIPPAVATASVHIAEVFTTGISGISHVRMKNVNAKLFLRLLVPGIIGAVAGAFLVSSIDGKVLKPYISIYLFLMGLYLVSKIFRKYKAAQHEPKHVAKLALFGGFVDSVGGGGWGPVVTTTLIGSGHDPRTTIGSVNFAEFFLTFGSAIAFSLLVGNGPWPVVAGLVLGGVFTAPLAALLTRKVHAKALLIMVGVLISLVSALNLYKAFFA encoded by the coding sequence ATGAAACTTGTAAATATTGATTTGGCAACTAACCCCGCCGGTGCTGAGCATGCGACATTGGATTTATCCCCGATCGAAACGTCGGTCGCACATCCTGGCGACCATCCGATCCTGAGAGTCGGAGCCTGGCTGGCGGCGTTCATGTTTGTCGGAGCTGTCGGCTATCTGGCTGTTCGTCTATTCAACTTTTCGGGCAGCCTTGAAAGCGCAGGACAGATCGTTCTGGGAACCTTGCAAAGCCGACTGTTCTGGAGCGCCGTCGCCGTGGGCGTGCTCGCACAAACCATCGACGGGGCTCTCGGCATGGCCTACGGCATAACGTCGAATACATTTCTGCTGGCGTCGGGCATTCCGCCGGCCGTTGCAACAGCCAGTGTGCATATTGCCGAGGTTTTCACGACCGGTATCTCCGGAATTTCCCATGTCCGGATGAAAAACGTGAATGCGAAGCTGTTCCTGCGGCTACTGGTGCCGGGAATTATCGGCGCGGTCGCCGGAGCATTTCTGGTTTCATCCATTGATGGCAAGGTGCTGAAGCCGTACATTTCAATCTACCTGTTCTTAATGGGGCTGTATCTCGTCAGCAAAATTTTCCGCAAATATAAGGCGGCGCAGCACGAACCTAAGCATGTGGCGAAGCTCGCCCTGTTCGGCGGCTTTGTTGATTCCGTGGGCGGCGGCGGCTGGGGCCCGGTTGTAACCACCACGCTGATCGGCTCGGGTCACGATCCCAGAACAACGATCGGTTCGGTGAATTTTGCCGAGTTCTTCCTGACCTTCGGCAGTGCGATTGCCTTTTCGCTGCTGGTGGGTAACGGGCCCTGGCCGGTTGTCGCCGGACTGGTGCTCGGCGGCGTGTTTACCGCCCCGCTGGCGGCACTGCTGACACGCAAAGTTCACGCTAAAGCGCTGTTAATCATGGTTGGCGTTCTGATTTCACTGGTAAGCGCACTGAATTTGTATAAAGCGTTTTTCGCCTGA
- a CDS encoding helix-turn-helix transcriptional regulator, giving the protein MNNREREMTAEVLKAMAHPVRLGVIELLADGEQTCTELFEQLGCSQSLMSQQLKILCQQKLISIRKEGTQKYCALQNPDFLKLFDCMSKHLRTFLHFKD; this is encoded by the coding sequence ATGAACAATCGAGAACGGGAAATGACGGCAGAGGTGCTTAAGGCGATGGCGCATCCGGTACGGCTCGGCGTGATTGAACTGCTGGCGGACGGCGAGCAAACCTGTACGGAACTGTTTGAGCAGCTGGGATGCAGCCAGTCGCTGATGTCGCAACAGCTTAAAATCCTCTGTCAGCAGAAGCTGATTTCCATCCGCAAGGAGGGGACGCAGAAATACTGCGCGTTGCAGAATCCTGATTTCCTGAAACTGTTCGACTGTATGAGCAAACACCTGAGAACCTTTTTACACTTCAAGGACTGA
- a CDS encoding FAD-dependent oxidoreductase: MKPKKIIIIGGVAGGASAAARARRLSEEAEIILLERGLYVSFANCGLPYHIGGEIADRDRLLVTTPEQLRTRFRLDVRTQNEVTAIYPAAKEVEIKNLETGKVYRESYDALILSPGAHPVHPPVPGIDSPKVLSLRNMEDMDRIIKALDGKQHATVIGGGYIGLEMVEALRQRKIATALIQRPAQVMNLADPEMVSILHQELTLNGVDLRLNTSVTRYSESANGLKLTLSSGETLETGVVILAIGVKPETALAEAAGLELGPHGGIKVNDRMQTSDANIYAVGDAVEVTDFITRQSALIPLAGPANRQGRIAADNMFGRDSRYKDTQGTAICKVFNLAIGMTGLSEKAAKRAGIPFEKIYVHPASHASYYPGASPLSIKMLFDPKDGKVLGAQAVGSDGVDKRIDVFAVAIRAGLTVYDLEELELSYAPPYGSAKDPVNMAGFVAANALRGDVKLCQVEDVLKPAAHQQVLDVRTSGEVAAGTIPGAKNIPLDELRDRLGELSKEKEYLVFCKVGQRGYLACRILTQNGFKCRNLSGGYTTYQRTVEVPAAEMPEKHKPAQNVEKEPTMKIVKTVNACGLQCPGPILQLKNAIDEVNEGEAVSITATDPGFVADAPAWCNTTGHELVSMEPAGKGEYRATVIKRGGQGSGKRAMTNVVFSNDFDKAMAAFIIANGAAAAGYEVTLFFTFWGINILRKSGPVAAKKNLIEKMFGFMMPKGAERLKLSQMNMGGMGLAMIKGIMKKKNVMPLSALIAQAKLGGVKLVVCTMSMDLMGIKKEELIDGVEEGGVAMYIDRLSCSSANLFI, encoded by the coding sequence ATGAAACCGAAAAAAATTATCATCATTGGCGGCGTGGCTGGCGGAGCCAGCGCGGCGGCGCGCGCCCGGCGGCTGAGCGAAGAAGCGGAAATCATTTTGCTCGAACGCGGCCTGTACGTCTCGTTCGCCAACTGCGGTCTGCCGTACCACATTGGCGGCGAAATCGCCGACCGCGACCGTTTGCTCGTCACCACGCCGGAACAGCTCCGCACCCGATTCCGGCTTGATGTGCGCACGCAAAACGAAGTCACCGCGATTTATCCGGCGGCGAAAGAAGTCGAAATCAAAAATCTGGAAACCGGAAAAGTTTACCGCGAGTCGTACGACGCGCTGATTCTCAGTCCCGGCGCACATCCGGTTCATCCGCCAGTGCCCGGCATCGACAGTCCGAAGGTTCTTTCGCTCCGCAACATGGAGGACATGGATCGCATCATCAAAGCGCTCGACGGCAAGCAGCACGCCACTGTCATCGGCGGCGGTTACATCGGTCTCGAAATGGTCGAAGCGCTGCGTCAGCGGAAAATCGCCACCGCGCTGATCCAACGTCCGGCGCAGGTGATGAATCTGGCTGATCCGGAAATGGTTTCGATTCTTCATCAGGAACTGACACTCAACGGCGTTGATCTGCGTCTGAATACTTCGGTCACCCGCTACAGCGAGTCGGCGAACGGGTTGAAGCTGACACTCAGCTCCGGTGAAACGCTTGAAACCGGCGTGGTAATTCTGGCGATCGGCGTAAAACCCGAAACCGCGCTCGCCGAAGCGGCGGGCCTTGAACTCGGTCCGCACGGCGGCATCAAGGTGAACGACCGGATGCAAACCTCGGACGCAAACATTTACGCGGTCGGCGATGCGGTCGAAGTCACCGACTTTATCACCCGCCAGTCTGCGCTGATTCCGCTGGCCGGACCGGCCAATCGGCAGGGACGCATTGCCGCCGACAATATGTTCGGTCGCGACTCGCGCTACAAAGACACGCAGGGCACCGCGATCTGCAAGGTCTTCAACCTCGCTATCGGTATGACCGGCCTCAGCGAAAAAGCGGCGAAGCGCGCCGGAATTCCGTTTGAAAAAATCTACGTTCATCCCGCCAGCCACGCATCATATTATCCCGGCGCCTCGCCGCTGAGCATTAAAATGCTGTTCGATCCGAAAGATGGAAAAGTGCTCGGCGCGCAAGCGGTCGGCTCCGACGGCGTGGATAAGCGAATTGATGTTTTTGCCGTCGCCATTCGCGCCGGACTGACCGTTTATGATCTCGAGGAGCTTGAACTTTCCTACGCGCCGCCGTACGGCTCCGCCAAAGATCCCGTTAATATGGCTGGATTCGTCGCGGCGAATGCTTTGCGCGGCGACGTCAAACTCTGTCAGGTGGAAGATGTTTTGAAACCGGCGGCGCATCAGCAGGTGCTCGATGTCCGCACGTCCGGCGAAGTGGCGGCGGGCACGATTCCCGGTGCGAAGAATATTCCGCTCGATGAACTGCGCGACCGGCTTGGCGAGCTTTCGAAAGAAAAGGAATATCTCGTCTTCTGTAAAGTGGGACAGCGCGGCTATCTCGCCTGCCGCATTCTGACGCAGAACGGATTTAAATGCCGGAACCTCAGCGGCGGCTATACCACGTATCAGCGGACGGTTGAAGTACCTGCCGCCGAAATGCCGGAAAAACACAAACCCGCTCAGAATGTTGAAAAGGAACCGACCATGAAAATTGTTAAAACCGTTAATGCCTGCGGACTGCAATGCCCCGGCCCGATTCTTCAGCTTAAAAATGCGATTGATGAAGTCAACGAGGGCGAAGCCGTCAGCATCACCGCCACGGATCCGGGGTTTGTCGCCGACGCCCCGGCCTGGTGCAACACCACCGGCCATGAGCTCGTCAGCATGGAGCCGGCGGGGAAAGGTGAATATCGCGCCACCGTTATCAAACGCGGCGGGCAGGGTTCCGGTAAACGCGCCATGACCAATGTCGTATTCAGCAACGATTTCGACAAAGCCATGGCCGCCTTTATCATCGCCAACGGCGCGGCGGCGGCAGGTTATGAAGTGACGCTGTTTTTCACCTTCTGGGGAATTAACATTCTGCGGAAGTCCGGGCCGGTTGCGGCGAAGAAAAACCTGATCGAAAAAATGTTCGGCTTCATGATGCCGAAAGGTGCGGAGCGTCTGAAGCTTTCGCAGATGAATATGGGCGGCATGGGTCTGGCGATGATCAAAGGCATTATGAAGAAGAAAAACGTCATGCCGCTTTCGGCGCTTATCGCTCAGGCAAAACTTGGCGGAGTTAAGCTGGTTGTCTGCACCATGAGCATGGATTTGATGGGCATTAAGAAAGAAGAACTGATCGATGGAGTTGAAGAAGGCGGAGTCGCCATGTACATTGACCGTCTTAGCTGTTCATCGGCCAACCTGTTCATTTAA
- a CDS encoding 4Fe-4S binding protein, which produces MARIIKKDECINCGACEPVCPVGCISEVGEKRFIKAADCIDCGACEPVCPVSCISEA; this is translated from the coding sequence ATGGCACGAATCATCAAAAAAGACGAATGTATAAACTGCGGAGCCTGTGAGCCGGTTTGTCCGGTGGGCTGTATTTCTGAAGTAGGCGAAAAACGCTTCATCAAAGCGGCGGACTGTATCGACTGCGGAGCCTGTGAACCCGTCTGTCCCGTCAGCTGCATTTCCGAAGCGTAA
- a CDS encoding RNA pseudouridine synthase has protein sequence MTLDVLYHDNQLLAVNKPAGLLTQPSGTDKDNLEDRAKAYIKEVKGKPGNVFLHAVHRLDKDVSGIVLFACTDKALSRLNADMRAHRFTKIYHAVVSGAPPQNEGSLRHFLIHDDYRAEVAKEGDPEAKECLLDYRVITPAEGSGPTNHSAPVGRVTSPGDKHTLLEIQLHTGRYHQIRAQLAAVGCPIVGDEKYGSKVKLACGAIALHHARLTVIHPVSKAEIVIEAPYPDHWPTV, from the coding sequence ATGACTCTTGATGTGCTTTATCACGACAACCAACTGCTGGCGGTGAATAAACCGGCGGGCTTGCTGACGCAGCCGAGCGGAACGGATAAGGACAATCTCGAAGACCGCGCGAAAGCATACATCAAGGAAGTCAAAGGCAAGCCGGGCAATGTGTTCCTGCACGCCGTTCACCGGCTCGACAAGGACGTGAGCGGCATCGTTCTGTTCGCCTGCACCGATAAAGCGCTGTCGCGTCTGAACGCCGATATGCGCGCCCACCGCTTCACCAAAATCTACCATGCGGTCGTTTCCGGCGCGCCGCCGCAGAACGAAGGTTCGCTGCGTCATTTTCTGATTCACGACGATTACCGCGCCGAAGTGGCGAAGGAAGGCGATCCCGAGGCGAAAGAGTGTCTGCTGGATTATCGGGTTATTACGCCCGCTGAGGGCAGCGGGCCTACAAACCATTCCGCACCTGTAGGCCGGGTGACCTCACCCGGCGACAAACATACGCTACTGGAAATTCAACTGCACACCGGGCGCTACCATCAGATCCGTGCGCAGCTCGCCGCGGTCGGCTGTCCGATTGTCGGCGACGAAAAGTACGGCTCAAAAGTAAAGCTGGCCTGTGGTGCGATTGCCTTGCACCATGCGCGGTTGACGGTGATTCATCCGGTCAGCAAAGCGGAGATCGTTATCGAAGCACCGTATCCCGATCACTGGCCGACGGTCTAA
- a CDS encoding DUF2132 domain-containing protein: MTSPSEQPWNLLHGVTLEMMLNQLVEDHGWEEMGERIRIRCFKVDPSIKSSLTFLRKTPWAREKVEQWYVADARRKRRGR; this comes from the coding sequence ATGACCTCACCATCTGAACAACCGTGGAATCTGCTGCACGGCGTTACGCTGGAGATGATGCTTAATCAGCTGGTGGAGGATCACGGCTGGGAGGAGATGGGCGAGCGTATTCGAATCCGCTGCTTCAAGGTCGATCCATCGATCAAGTCCAGCCTGACGTTTCTACGCAAAACACCGTGGGCGCGGGAAAAGGTCGAACAGTGGTATGTCGCCGACGCCCGCCGCAAACGAAGAGGAAGATAG
- a CDS encoding DUF3465 domain-containing protein produces the protein MNRLIFIFLLSFSVSLEGFGSGGDAVVASAFANHKSNIQVQGSGQVIKVLSDDNNGSRHQRFIIKLASGQTLLIAHNIDIATRIDSLKVGDTVGFSGEYEWNPQGGVIHWTHHDPQGRHTAGWIKHNGQAYQ, from the coding sequence ATGAACAGATTGATTTTCATATTTCTTCTTTCGTTCTCCGTTTCTCTCGAAGGATTCGGGAGTGGCGGCGACGCGGTTGTGGCTTCGGCTTTCGCCAATCACAAAAGCAATATTCAGGTACAAGGCTCCGGACAGGTCATAAAGGTTCTGTCTGATGATAACAATGGAAGCCGACACCAGCGCTTTATCATCAAGCTCGCATCAGGACAGACGCTTTTAATAGCTCACAACATTGATATAGCGACGCGGATTGATTCGCTAAAAGTCGGTGATACCGTCGGGTTTTCTGGCGAATACGAATGGAACCCGCAAGGCGGTGTAATCCACTGGACTCATCACGACCCCCAAGGCCGGCACACTGCAGGCTGGATAAAACACAACGGTCAAGCCTATCAATGA